The genomic segment CCGTGCTCTGGGTCTTGTCCGACAGCGATAAAGATTTTGTCTTCATAGACGACAGGGGTTGAGATAATATTGTTGCGAGTGCCGCGTCCGCCGAGTTCCCACACGGAATCTTTCGGATTACAGTCAAACTTCCAGATAATGTCCCCCGTTTCTGGTTCAAAGGCGTAGACCCAACCGTCCCCGCCGGGGATGATAACCTGTGGAACCCCCTTGATAACGCCGTAAGCAGGGTTTGACCACTGCCCGTGTAGTATATTTTCGCCGGGTGAGGCATCTTCCCACACGAGTTCGCCGGTGTTTTTATTCAGAGCGATGAAAGATGGAGCGTCGGGTGAAGGGATATGGATATGTCCTTCATCAACACCGTTGCTCGTTTCCAAGAAGAGGAGGTCTCCGACAGCCAGCGGTGAACAGGTAGCAAGGTTATGCGGAAATACATCCAACTCATCCATCATGTCGTAGACCCAGATGATGTCGGCATCAATCTTGCTCGTTTCTGTTTCTTCAGTAAAGGGACCATCGTTTTCGCCATCAAGGAAGGCTTCAGTGTCAACACAGACGACTTCACAACGGTTAGAGATGTAGTAGAGTCGGTCGCCTTCAATAAACGGCGTGGAGCAGATGCCTTGTAGGGGCCAGTCGTTAACACGTCCTGAGGTGAGTTTGGTATGGGTGGCTTGCCAGAGAAATTTACCATCGGATTCGTTGAACGCCATGAGATTCCCGCGGTCGCCGGTCAGTTTGGGATTGTAAAGTGCTTTGTTGTTTGTTCCGACAAAGACCTTTCCACCGATGACAAGCGGTCCGGCGTAACTTTGGGAACCGAGTTCTGCTGTCCATTTAATATTTTCGCCGGTTTCCAGATCCCAATTACTTGGGATATTGACTTCATCGGATATCATGTTCCGGCTTAATGTGCCGCCCCACAAGGCAATCTCTTTCTCCGCTGAAGTCATGGATACCGCGAAAATGAGTAGCAGTGCAAGATTTGCAATATAGATACATCGATATTTCCAAAAAGGTTTCAATTGAATGACTCCTTCTTTAATAGTTGTCAGTCGTCAGTTTTCAGTGGTCAGTTAAAGGTTTGTGGCGGTTACAGGGTTCTTGAACACCACAATAAACCTTTTAACTGAAAACCGATCACCACTACTACCATACTTTTAGATTGTCGTAATAGATTTCAGTTGCGGAGTAGCCATAGATACCGGGGCTTCCCTCGCGGTTTGGGAGTGGGTCTTCGGCAGTAATTGTCCATTCTGAGGGTTCAGGTTCACCCGTTCGCCATACTTTTCCACGGATTACGGCTTTATCATCAAGGACCTCTACCATCATCTTCATCGTATACCAGACATCGACTTCCCACGCGAAGTCGATTGTTTTCGCCATGCGTAAATCGGATGCCCACGAACGGATTTGCAAGCGTTGGTGTCTGCCCTGCATGTCTAACGTATAACGATTCGCGATTAAGCCCAAGTCTGGCAGTCTGCGTTTATTTTGGGTGCCCATCAAGTCAATTTGGATCTGATAGTTCTTCATTGTCGAGGGACCGAGATAGACGTTGGACCGGTTCAAGCCACGTTGGACAGGTGTTTTGACTAAGACTTTATTGCCATCTTTCTCACGCACAAAGAATTTGCCGGTCGCACCGATCCAGTGCGTGGGTATCTTTTCGAGTTCAACCGTCTCAAAATCCTCTGTCCACGGGAGCGATGGAATGACGCGAACCCGCGCGGTTGCCTTCATATCCCCCGATTGCGCAGTGACGGTTCCTGCATGCGCTCCGGCACTTTTATCCGGCGTAAATGTGCCATCTTCAAAGGCACCAGTTAAGCCCGTGTGTGCCCATTCTATAGCACCGATTGCACTCGTCTGTTTTCCGTTTGCATCGAAACCGATGACCCTTAACGCAACGGGATCGCCTGATGTGAGTGTTTCTGCAGGGGTAAGCAGTAGCGAAACAGCCGGGGCAGCTGGCATCTTCACCGGTTCTGGTGCCATCTCTTTACTGGCACAACCGGCAGCGAGGATGCACACCACCAAGATAGCGTAAAGTGGGATAAAATTTCTCATCATTCTTTCCTCCCAATACAGTAGAGGTGTTCCTCTGTAGTGAAATAGATGCGTCCGTCTGCAATAGCGGGTGAGCCGTAGATTTCGACGTAGTGTTCATCTTCAAGTCGGCTTATCTCCTGAGCACTTAGCAGTTCACATCCATCCCCACTGGGTTGGAGGATCACAAATCCGCCGTTGACTTCCGTGACGTAGAGTTTACCATCTGCCCAGACGGGAGAACCTTTTCCGACTTTGCCGATGTTGTGTTCCCAGTAGACTTCACCGGTATCCGTATTCACAGCGTGAACGTTAGCGGAGTTATCCACAACATAGAGGTGTCCGGCGTGAATTGTAGGGGAGGCGTATCCGACGTTGACCGCATCATACCGCCAGACTTCATGGGTTTGCGTGACGTCGCCAGTCCCCGTCGCGTCAATACAGACGACGCGTCCCATTGCAGTGGTATCTATATTCTCTTCGCTATGCGAGGCATAGACATTCGTGCCTGAAACGATAACGGACGTATTGATACCCCGCTGACTCAGTTTAAACCCCCAGACCCTCTCTCCGGTGCTCTGTTTCATGGCGTAGATACCGCCATCTGCATTGCCGCCGATGATAAGTTGTTGTCCGTTGATATTCGCAACGACTGGTGTGGAGTAGGTTGTGTCTAAGGGTCTACCGCCCGGTGTTGAGACCCAAACTAGTTCCCCGGTAAGTTTATCGAAAGCGAAGTAGCGGTGGCGTGTAGCGGCTTGGTCACCCCATCCTGAATTGAGATAACTAATCACAACGAGGTCACCTGCAATGATAGGGGTGTGAACCCGTCCGCCATACCCGGATATCCGCCCATATTCTTCCGTGAGTGAACGCGACCAGAGAATATTTCCATCTTTATCGAAACAGAAGAAGAGGCCTTGGACCCCGTGTGCATAGATATTCCCGGTTTCTCGGTCACCCGCGAGGCTTGTCCAGCCGACTCGGTTAAAGGAGATCGTGGTATGAAAAACGTTGAATTGATAATTCCAGATCAGTTCGCCGGTTTCAGCATTGAAGCAGGCGATGCGTTCCTGTTCGGTGATGTCTTTGCCAACGCGTCCGATGACATAGACCCTGCCATTGAGAACAATCGGTGTAGAACGCCCTATAAATTCTGCCTCCCAGAGCAGGTTCTCCCCTTCAGTTGACCAAGATGAGATTAACTCGGTCTCAGCAGAAGTGCCGTCCTGATTCGGTCCCCGCCACGTTGGCCAATCGCCAGCAATGGCGTGCATAGGAACAACAATTAAAAAAAGGCAGACAAATAGCCGACAAAAAATCGGTTTTTGATGGTGCAAATTTCTGTTCCTCCTCGTGTATTTTATGTATCTGCAACTTTAAGACGATGAAAAAAGTCTGAATGTTTAACTCGGTGTGCCTGTTAGAACACCTCACCGAACGGTTCTTATAAATCTGACAGCGCACCAGAAGGTTTTGTTCTGCATATCTTTCAATATATCATTATATCACTTCTGGTATTTTTCAGAAAGGTTTTAAATTGAGGAAGGGTCGTCAGGAGAATAGCCAATCAGCAGTCAGCAGCAAAGAAGCACACCTGAAAGCAGATAGATGCGGTGTTTTGCAGGTAGGTCTAAAGATAGAAAGAAAAGGATGCGTGGTGTGATAGAGGGTGTCTGGATAGAGTCGTTTTTCAAATGCACCAAGTTTTTTGGGAATTCCGTGTTCATTTCTTCTCCAATACCGCCTCAATAGCATTTTCTCTTGAGAGTCGCTGTGTTTTCATGGCTGATCCAATCGACGATAGATGTAATATGTCGGGTCGAATTTTTTTTGATTTTTAAAAGGGATACCGTCAATGCGGTTCACTCACAGCCATCTGTCCCGGTTCACCAAGCGGACACGACCTATGTTCAGTAGTTTTAGGCTTTTGCATCGCAAAACCTCAAGGCGTGTCCAATTCACGCAAGATGCGTTCTACGACCCGCTTTCGCTGCCCTTGGACGGCGGGCTGTTCTAATTCATAGACCTCATCTGAAATCAGGTGTTTATGGCCTTCAATGGGGAGGTTTTTGTGCGATCCGTTATCAATATATCGATTGAAAATAGTGAAGCGCGCATAGGATTCTGTCCAGCGTCTTCCACCGTGATAGAGTGCCTCCGTAAAGATGACACAATCGCCAGCGTTGACAGGGACATTGATAACCGTAGGCGGTCCCTCATAGATTGAAAGGTCATCCGGGGGTTCAAAGTTACGCTTATGGCTTCCCGGTAGACAGACGAAGCCGGTTCCCGGTGGCACGTCCACCAAGGAAGTACCAGCGTTGAGGAAACCCGCACGCGGTCCTGACGCATCAACACTATAATCTTGACCGGCGGCATGGAAGTGGATGTCATCGGAGGTTTTGTAATTCTTCGTCAAGGCGCAATCCACAAGGCACGGAGTGCCACGCGTAAGGGCAATAATCACCCGCATAATCTCTCGGTTAAGCACAAGCCGTTGGAACACCGGATCGCCGTATTGGATGTGATTAATCCAATGTGCAATTGTGGATGCATGTGTGCCCGTCCGGGATGTCGAGGTGAGCGGGGGTGGCATTTCATCTAAGGGTGTAGCGTGCCATTGGTTACCGAGGTAAATCATTCGCTCGATATCTTCGGGCGGAACGACTTTGCGGAGGATAATGAAGCCGTGGTGATCAAAGAACCATTTTTCTTGGGGCGTGAGTATATTCATTTTTTAGGGTGTTACCTTCCTGTCTTGAGAGCCGCCCAGACAATCGGGAGTTTCTCTGCTGCTTGGACGGATAGCCCGATTTTCGATTTAAAATTTCGGGTCACTTCGGCTGCGGTGAGGGGTCGGTCGTAAATGCGAACTTCATCAATAATCCCAGGAAAATGTCGCTCGACGTTTCCGCGATTGTTTGCCGCACC from the Candidatus Poribacteria bacterium genome contains:
- a CDS encoding PQQ-binding-like beta-propeller repeat protein, producing the protein MKPFWKYRCIYIANLALLLIFAVSMTSAEKEIALWGGTLSRNMISDEVNIPSNWDLETGENIKWTAELGSQSYAGPLVIGGKVFVGTNNKALYNPKLTGDRGNLMAFNESDGKFLWQATHTKLTSGRVNDWPLQGICSTPFIEGDRLYYISNRCEVVCVDTEAFLDGENDGPFTEETETSKIDADIIWVYDMMDELDVFPHNLATCSPLAVGDLLFLETSNGVDEGHIHIPSPDAPSFIALNKNTGELVWEDASPGENILHGQWSNPAYGVIKGVPQVIIPGGDGWVYAFEPETGDIIWKFDCNPKDSVWELGGRGTRNNIISTPVVYEDKIFIAVGQDPEHGEGVGHLWCIDASQTGDITETGGIWHFGDEQFNRTMSTVAIADGLLYIADLSGFLYCLDVNTGDLYWTHDTFAAIWGSPYVVDGKIYLGDEDGDVVVLKTGKTKQVLFETNMGSAVYTTPVAENGVLYIVTRNMLIAISE
- a CDS encoding PQQ-binding-like beta-propeller repeat protein, with the protein product MHHQKPIFCRLFVCLFLIVVPMHAIAGDWPTWRGPNQDGTSAETELISSWSTEGENLLWEAEFIGRSTPIVLNGRVYVIGRVGKDITEQERIACFNAETGELIWNYQFNVFHTTISFNRVGWTSLAGDRETGNIYAHGVQGLFFCFDKDGNILWSRSLTEEYGRISGYGGRVHTPIIAGDLVVISYLNSGWGDQAATRHRYFAFDKLTGELVWVSTPGGRPLDTTYSTPVVANINGQQLIIGGNADGGIYAMKQSTGERVWGFKLSQRGINTSVIVSGTNVYASHSEENIDTTAMGRVVCIDATGTGDVTQTHEVWRYDAVNVGYASPTIHAGHLYVVDNSANVHAVNTDTGEVYWEHNIGKVGKGSPVWADGKLYVTEVNGGFVILQPSGDGCELLSAQEISRLEDEHYVEIYGSPAIADGRIYFTTEEHLYCIGRKE
- a CDS encoding LamG domain-containing protein, yielding MCKCEFSIGINLVRNPQRCYNCLTDFENKLWKPRKPHQRFSVISFVEPVYIGAANNRGNVERHFPGIIDEVRIYDRPLTAAEVTRNFKSKIGLSVQAAEKLPIVWAALKTGR